CGTCGTCGACGATCACCTGATGCAAATTACTCACGTCTTTCGTGGCGAAGAGTGGATCTCAAGCGCTCCCAAGCATCTCTTGCTCTACTCGTACTTCGGGTGGGATCCGCCCAAGCTCATGCATCTGCCGCTGCTGCGCAACCCCGACAAGAGCAAGCTGAGCAAACGCAAGAATCCGACCGGGATTCTATTCTATCGCGCGATGGGTTATTTGCCCGAAGCGCTCGTCAACTTTTTGGCGCTCCTAGCGAACGCGACGCGGGAAGGCGAGCAGGAGCTGATGGATTTGCCGGCGATCGTGCAGCGCTTCGAGACCGACCACGTTCCCATCGGCGGTCCGGTCTTCGACGTCGATAAGCTCGACTGGCTCAACGCGCGCTACCTTCGCGAGCGCCTCAGCCAAGAGACGTTCGTCGAGCGAGTGAAGGAATGGGCATTTTCACCCGAGCGCGTGGGCCGCATCGCCCAGCTCGCGGCGCCGCGCATCGAACGGTTGAGCGATCTTGGGCCCCTCTTGGCCTTTCTCTTCGCGGGACGAATCTCGCCCCGCCCCAGCGAATTTCAAAGCAAGAAACTCGACGACGCGCAAACGCGCGAAGCGCTGTCGCGTGCGCTGGTGGAGCTCGACGCGCTGACCCTCTGGAATGCATTTGAGATCCAGGCGGCAATCGAACGCGTCGCGCAGTCGCTTGAAAAGAAGCCGCGCGACGTCGCACGGCCGTTTTACGTGGCGATTACCGGGAGCCCCACGTCGATACCGCTTTACGATTCGATGGAGTTGCTCGGTCGCGACCTCGTCCGCGAACGCTTGCGCAATGCGCTCGGCGTGCTCGCTCGCGAGGCAAGCGCGGTATGATTCGCGCGATCGTTCTCGCGGCGGGCAAAGGAACGCGGATGAAGAGTGCGCGTCCAAAGGTGCTGCACGAGATTTGCGGCCGCCCGATGATTTGGTACGTGATTCGCGCATTGCGTGCCGCCGGGATCGAAGAGATTCTCGTTGTCGTCAACGACGAATTGCAAGAACAGCTTGCGCGCCTGCGGGTCGATAGCGTTCTGCAGTCGCCGCAGTTGGGAACCGGGCACGCCGTGCGCGTCGCCCTCGAGCAACTCGAGCCGCGGGCCGGGCGTATCGTCGTCGCCTGCGGCGACATGCCGTTGGTAACCGAAGAGATCTTTCGCAGTATGGCCGGTTCGCTCGACGGCGATTCACAAGGCGCCGCCATGTCGCTCATGACCGTACGAATGCCCTTGCCGTCATACTTCGGGCGAATCGTGCGACGCGGAACGGCCGTGGAACGGATCGTCGAGGTGCGCGATGCGACCTCCGAGCAGCTTGCGATCGAAGAGATGAACGCGGGGATTTATGCGTTTGACGAACGAAGGCTGCGCGAGGCCGTGACCCACCTCCGCCACGACAACGCGCAGTCGGAGTACTATCTCACCGATGCCGTCGAGTACTTTGTAAAAAGCGGCGACCGCGTCGCACCGGTCGTCGCGCCGGATCCGCTGCACGTCCTCGGCATCAACGATCGCGTCGAGCTGGCGCAGGCCCGTAGGGAGATGAACGCGCGGCTCTGCGCGCAGCACATGCGCGACGGGGTAACGATCGTCGATCCGCAAACGACGTACCTCGAACCGGAACTCGAGATTGGCAGCGATACGGTCATCTATCCCAATACGACGATCGGACGCCTCTCAACGGCTGGTTGCGCTTGCGTGATCGGGCCCAATACGCGGCTTTCGCATGCGAAGCTCGGCGACCGGACGATCGTGCGCGAGAGCGTGATCGTCGATTCGACGCTCGGGAGCGACGTGACCGTCGGTCCGTACGCGCACCTGCGCGGTAAAACGGTGCTCGACGACGGCGTGCACGTCGGCAACTTCGTGGAGATCAAAAAATCGAAACTGGCGCGCGGTGTGAAGGTAAGCCACCTCTCGTACTTAGGCGATGCTGCAATCGGCGCGCAAACGAACGTCGGCGCGGGCACGATTACGTGCAACTTCGACGGCGTTAAGAAGAATCAGACGACGATCGGCCGCGACGTCTCGATCGGATCGAACACGTCACTCGTAGCGCCGATTACAATCGGCGACGGGGCGCTTACCGGCGCCGGCTCGGTCGTGACGAAAGACGTCGCACCCGGCGAACGGGTGGTGGGGAACCCAGCGCGCCCGCTTCCAAAAAAATGAGGTGGGTGTTCGTGGTCGCGGTCGGACTGCTAGCGCTCGGTGCCGTCGCTTCGGCCGCTTCGGCCGCCGAGCGTCCAAATGCACTCGACGTCCGAGTGGACGCGATATCGCGAAGCGCGCTGCTCACGCAGCCTGCAACCTTGCTCGTCGACGCTACACGCCAAGCTGCGGCGATTCGTCGGGCGCATTGGACGGTCTTCGGATTCGTGCTGACCCAAATCTTCGAAGCGGCGGCGCTCTTCTATCTGTGGAGCTCGGGCGCCGCCGGCCGGCTGCGCGACCGACTTCGGCGCCGCTTTCACAGCGAGTGGAGCGTGCGGTTCGTCTTTGGCGCGACCCTGGCGCTCGTTGCCCGCCTCGCTGCATTCGCTCCGTCTTTTTATCTGTATCGCGTCGACCGCACCTTGGATTTGACGTTCGAGCTTACACGCTGGTGGGGAGTCTATTGGATCTTTCACACGTTCGTTGCAATGATCGTCGCCGGGTTAATTGCGGCGATCGTTCTCGGGCTAGTATCGCGTACCCACCAATGGTACGTTTACGCCATCGCCGGCATTCTCGCCGCAAGTGTGGGCTGGGCATACGTTAGTGCCTACGCGACGCCGCCCGTTACTCCGCTCGGTGCCGCGTTAGTCAGTCCGCTTCGCGCGGAGGCCGCGCGGGCCGGCTTTCCTAATCTGCCGATCGACGTCGAGCAACTCCGCGACGCGCCGGGCGACAAACCCACCGCCGTCGGTCTGGGGCCCTCTGAACGAATTCTCTTGAGCAACCTCATGGTTGCGGCGAGCACGCTACCCGAGTTGGAGTACGCCGTCGCTTTTGAGATCGGGCACGTGAAGTTCAACGACCCACTCGCAATGGCCCTGATCGAAGGCGGTATCATCGTCATCTTTGCCTCGATTGCGGTCGTCATCGCCGATCGCTTTCCGTTCCGGCGCGACGACGATCCGCTCTCGCGTCTCGCGATCGTCGGCGCGCTGCTCGCGCTCGTCTACCTCGGTGCGGTGCCGACGCGGAATGCGGCGTTGCGCTCGTACGATTTCGGTGCCGACGCGTATGCCGTGACACTCACCGGCGATGCCGCGGCAGCGGTACGCACGCTCGTGCGCAGCGGCGATCAGCGGATGGAGGAAGTTTGCCCGGAGCTCACCGCGGCGCTTTTTCTCTATACGGAGCCCGGAATCGGTGCGCGCGTCGCCGCGATCAATCACGTTCCGGCGCGCTGTCCGTAGCCGCGCCCCCTATTTGCCAGGTATTGACAAACTGCATTGCAGCGTCGATTCCATCGGCCAGCCATCGTTCGACTCCCTCGGCGGCTGCGGCGACGATCGTGGGCAGCGCTTCGCGCTCGTGGGCATCAAAAGGGCTCAGCACGTGGTCGACGCTGTCGAATTGCGGACGTCCGAGGCCGACGCGGATGCGTGGAAAGTCTTCGCCGATGGTCGCAATAATCGATCGCAAACCGTTGTGACCACCGTGGCCGCCGAACGGGCGCATTCGCAGTTTGCCAAACGGCAGATCCATATCG
This Candidatus Eremiobacterota bacterium DNA region includes the following protein-coding sequences:
- a CDS encoding aminoacyl-tRNA hydrolase, producing the protein MGNPGAEYAATRHNIGFRVVDEVARRHGLLAWKKKDGALQSADAANDVLFVKPLTFMNLSGTPVRLISSWYRTPPSGVLAVSDDMDLPFGKLRMRPFGGHGGHNGLRSIIATIGEDFPRIRVGLGRPQFDSVDHVLSPFDAHEREALPTIVAAAAEGVERWLADGIDAAMQFVNTWQIGGAATDSAPERD
- a CDS encoding M48 family metalloprotease, translated to MRWVFVVAVGLLALGAVASAASAAERPNALDVRVDAISRSALLTQPATLLVDATRQAAAIRRAHWTVFGFVLTQIFEAAALFYLWSSGAAGRLRDRLRRRFHSEWSVRFVFGATLALVARLAAFAPSFYLYRVDRTLDLTFELTRWWGVYWIFHTFVAMIVAGLIAAIVLGLVSRTHQWYVYAIAGILAASVGWAYVSAYATPPVTPLGAALVSPLRAEAARAGFPNLPIDVEQLRDAPGDKPTAVGLGPSERILLSNLMVAASTLPELEYAVAFEIGHVKFNDPLAMALIEGGIIVIFASIAVVIADRFPFRRDDDPLSRLAIVGALLALVYLGAVPTRNAALRSYDFGADAYAVTLTGDAAAAVRTLVRSGDQRMEEVCPELTAALFLYTEPGIGARVAAINHVPARCP
- the glmU gene encoding bifunctional UDP-N-acetylglucosamine diphosphorylase/glucosamine-1-phosphate N-acetyltransferase GlmU, whose amino-acid sequence is MIRAIVLAAGKGTRMKSARPKVLHEICGRPMIWYVIRALRAAGIEEILVVVNDELQEQLARLRVDSVLQSPQLGTGHAVRVALEQLEPRAGRIVVACGDMPLVTEEIFRSMAGSLDGDSQGAAMSLMTVRMPLPSYFGRIVRRGTAVERIVEVRDATSEQLAIEEMNAGIYAFDERRLREAVTHLRHDNAQSEYYLTDAVEYFVKSGDRVAPVVAPDPLHVLGINDRVELAQARREMNARLCAQHMRDGVTIVDPQTTYLEPELEIGSDTVIYPNTTIGRLSTAGCACVIGPNTRLSHAKLGDRTIVRESVIVDSTLGSDVTVGPYAHLRGKTVLDDGVHVGNFVEIKKSKLARGVKVSHLSYLGDAAIGAQTNVGAGTITCNFDGVKKNQTTIGRDVSIGSNTSLVAPITIGDGALTGAGSVVTKDVAPGERVVGNPARPLPKK
- a CDS encoding glutamate--tRNA ligase → MGPVRTRVAPSPTGDPHVGTAYVALVNYCFARKHGGEFVLRIEDTDQARSTSESERVILQTLHWCGLQWDEGPDVGGPHGPYRQSERSEIYRQYAEQLLEAGHAFKCFCTPERLEEMRVAQRAAGKAPRYDGCCRTYSTEEVAKRQASGETFVVRMVVPDEGTCVVHDLRRGPIEFDYSSIDMQVLVKSDGLPTYHLANVVDDHLMQITHVFRGEEWISSAPKHLLLYSYFGWDPPKLMHLPLLRNPDKSKLSKRKNPTGILFYRAMGYLPEALVNFLALLANATREGEQELMDLPAIVQRFETDHVPIGGPVFDVDKLDWLNARYLRERLSQETFVERVKEWAFSPERVGRIAQLAAPRIERLSDLGPLLAFLFAGRISPRPSEFQSKKLDDAQTREALSRALVELDALTLWNAFEIQAAIERVAQSLEKKPRDVARPFYVAITGSPTSIPLYDSMELLGRDLVRERLRNALGVLAREASAV